Within Hydractinia symbiolongicarpus strain clone_291-10 chromosome 11, HSymV2.1, whole genome shotgun sequence, the genomic segment ATTTTTTTGAAGGTTCAGAGTTAGAATCTTTGACCTCAAGCGAATTCGAAACTAAGTTTTTCTTTGAGCCAAATTTTTCTATGTGTTCTACTTCATCTGATACTGCATTAGTAAGCTTACTCAGTAGTTCTTCATCTGTAGTTTCCTCATTTTTCAGCAGTTCTCTCATTTCGTTTCGCACATTTTCATTTTGTAGGCCAGTTTGAATAGCAtgtaaaaaacgtttttgtacCAAGATAGGATCATAATTAGCTTTTTCTTCCCTAGACACAAACAAAACTTTCTGCCTTAGGTTCATCATTCTTAGCACAAAATCTTGGGCACTTTCTTGCGGACTTTGTTTTCCTACGCTGAGTGTAGTAAAAAGTGTTGTAGcatctttttctttataatgaTACCTAAGTATCCTACTCACTTGATCCAGGTTTAAGTCAGAGCGGCTCTCCAAATATTGTCTAAGTTCGTTCTCATGTGAGATACTTCCGATAACTGCATCTATTATATTTAATTCAGAATACCCCTTTTTGACCCCATTTTGAATTTGGAAGATAAGGCTACTAAAAGTTAGGGAGTCTTTTTGGCCTGCTTTTCCAATTTTACCACTGATCTTAAAAGgtttcatcaaaatatttttcatcctTTCCTCCTCCTCATCCTTCATTTTTAGTGGACTTCCGTACTCAGATTTAAACATACTGCCAATTGAgacttttggaaattttgtttctttaaaagaCTGGATGACCtcataaactttttcaaaatactGTTTCCCCTGATCTGCACTTTCTTCGATTTCCATAGATGTCAGAAACCGGAATATTTGTCTGAGGAGTAATGTTTTACCTTTTTCTGTTCCAACATCTAACTTCAGTGACAGGCACACCTCCTCCAATTCTTCCTGTGTCAACTCTTGAAGGGATTGGAAGACTTCTTGCTCCTTGTCACCCATTCTTGTTTACTTCTTTAGCAACTCTTTGCTTTTTAAacaaccaccctctgctaccaaATGTTGTAAGGTGTTGGACAGACAAGAACACTTGTGTATGTtgttaaatatattatatagctCCTCACTTGTTACATGTCTGTTGCCTACTGATACAGGCTAGCACACCCACTGACCATACCTGGACTCTCCATCCTACAGCTAAAGGAGAGTCTTGACTAGAGCCCAGGTGGTCAGGGGAAAGTACAGGACAGAACAGCAAAACAAACATGGCTGACTCACTGCAAAACAAATACACAAATGCCATGTTTGCAGGACAGGGAACACTGAGATATAAATATAACAAACTATATACAATTTAcagatatatatacaaaacagtTCTCCTACAAGTGCAGCTCCTAATTaggtctgtgtagctcaaaatgagcattaaatacttcaGAACCCCCTATTTAAGTCATGccccttctggaaataataaacaAGGTATTTCCTGGCTAACTATATAATATATGCATGCCATCTCTCTCTGTCTGAGGAACCACTCAACAAGCCAGCAACATGTTGATTTAAAGAATTAGTCAATAGTAATTGCACAGATTGCAACAAcaaaaccaaaatatataaaaatataattaaatgcATAATACCGAAAGGATCAAAGTTCTGAAAAAGAAGCCTAACAACAAATAAGTGTGATGAAATTAAACTATTACTCTTGGAAACCAAATAATATGCAACCGTTTCGTTTTTATCAaccataaatattttaaacaagcaAAACGGGTCAGTCAGGTGATActaaccaattatatttttggaaatataattttgtttcagtAGCAAAATAAAATAGCTTAAATAAAATTATAGTTGCATTTCAACCAATGTATTCTATTACGATGATAATGACCAGTGTTTATTCACCAGAAATTAGCATGAATATCCCCGCAAATTTGTAATAACATGCTAATGAACTTAGAAAAATATAGTGCTTGTAGTAAAAAACAGAAGGAGCAGAATGAAGTTTAGGGGCCACTCACAAATTGATTTTAGAACAGAAAACGTCTGACATTTTGAAGTATATTtctcttaaattaatttttaggaaTTCGAGGTACATAAAGCTTGGTGTCCACCTGTCACATTGCGATATCACAATAACTACAAGCAGACAGATTTAGCGATAAAACGTGTGAAGCAATGCTTAGTCTATCccattatttttcttgcaaTGGAGAATGTAAAATTTTTCATTCTCCATTGCAAAATTCCATTGGATCGCTGATTTACTTTCACAACaaatttccatatttttttaaatagacaAGAAACGCAGTGTGAAAGTTAACATAGCgcaaatatatgtaaaattttaCACACAATTGTTAAAAtcataataataaaagaaaggATTAATTCCGCAGTTGGCTAAACACGTGTTTGAAAACTTGAATTTTGCGTATAAGAACTTTGACAATTTTCCCAGCTATTTAACTTCACATGTTGTAGAAAAAGCTTCTGATTTGTTCTCTTAGTATTATACGGTTAAGTAACAAAAGCATTTCAATGCTTTATTGTGACAACATGAAATTAGGAATGTTAGGAATGTTATTAGGAATGTTGAACATGGTACGTTTGCCCATTGGTTTTCTCTGTTATGGCCAAAGAATGTTTACCTTGTTTACCATTTCAACAATATAAAGTGTACGTTATGTCACTATCGTGATTTGTGTAAGAAAAAATCGAACCCTGAAAAAACATTCTACAAAAAACGTAATTGACGAATTCGATTTTGCGTTTGACAAAACGTTCActtaaaaactgttttaaaaattattattttgcttttgtggattgtatatttattttatcttttttaatgtataattttctttttacaaatagCTAACATTGTAAGAAAGCAAGCGCTCTCTTCTTTAAGCTCGAACACTTTGGTTGCCAtttcttgttttaaaagttCAGCGAATTAGTCCCTTATATgcttaactttcacaaaaaaaaatcactggAATGCAGTTTCTTTTAAAGCAAAGTTTTGTAAATTCAAACTCGCCTCCAAAATACAATGTAACAAATTTTAGAGCAACATTCTCTTTTTACTGTTATTCTTGTttaggtaaattccagcaacgCTTTAGTCACACAGACGTCTCTGTACCTGACTTTTCCGACTATCGACGCGACTCAACAAAAGACCCGACAGTCAACAGCAATGAATCCGACATTTCTCGTCGTGCGTTTACGTACGTCATGGTTGCAGGTTTGGGTGTTACTGGCGCACATGCTGGTAAAAACCTGGCTATCGACTTCCTATCTTCAATGAGTGCTTCTGCAGATGTGCTCGCTGTAGCAAAAGTTGAAGTCGACCTTACAACAATTCCTCCAGGTAAAAACGCCACTATCAAATGGCGTGGTAAGCCGTTATTTGTTCGTCATCGTACCCAAGAAGAGATTGATCAAGTGCGTGCTGTTGACTCTGGTTCTTTGAGAGATCCTGCAAGAGACGAGGACCGTGTCAAACACCCCAACTACTTGGTTTTATTGGGTGTATGCACTCACTTGGGGTGTGTACCTATTGCAAACGCAGGTGATTTTGGTGGATATTATTGTCCTTGTCATGGTTCACATTATGATGCTTCGGGAAGGATAAGGAAAGGACCAGCTCCACTAAATTTGGAAATCCCCCCATACGAATTCTCGGACGACACTACGTTGGTGGTCGGATAACGCATGTGGTGACTTTTAACATCTGAAAgtgtataaatataaatttaatctGTCTCTGAATAAAGTGAACGTTATCAGTGTGTTTTACACATGTTTTGTTCCGTGTAGAAATATGTCTTGTTTTCCATTTGCGTGGTCAGAATGCTAAAAATATAACAGAAATAATAGAAGTATGTAAATATTTTGTTCaattaatgatatttcttgtaatgCGTCAATTTAACGACTAAGCGCTTAAGGCGATTTTGCACTTGGTTGGTTTTTTGAGCTCAAATTCTAGCAATGATAAGTGCAGgtctttttataattaaaacttCTATTTATTTTCAAAAGCACTTGACTGAACATGATGGGTCATAACGAATAGCGGTGCaagattgtattttttttttgtatttgagcCAAAGATGGAATTTGAGGTTGGATCATAACATCATTCTAATCCCAAGGTTTAGCGTTCGTCGCGTGCATGAGGTTGTTTCTTTTTACGTAATTcctcaattttctttttctataatTACATTTGgtatagtaagtaagtaaaatgTATTTCAGGGTATCCATATATTACAATGGCTCTTCAACccgttaaaaataatataaaataaattcaaatgttatcaacaataaaattttaaatatatatatatatatatattaagtattaaatgacaaaaaaaaaattcatgggGGAGTTAGCGCAAGCCAAAGGGAAACACATCGCAAAGAGAAATTGGCAGTAGCTGCGAAATATGGACtgaaagagaaaacaaaataaaaataaaaatcgaaAAGGAAATAAAATGCGTGAAAAAAGAAGTGATTCGATAAACTATCAGAATAAACTATCGGACAAGCGAGCAACGGACTTATCTAGTAGATATGATTTAATATTTCTAGAAAAAATATTGAAGGAATCAGCAGTACGAAGGTTAGCTGGTAGACTGTTGAACACTCGCGCTGCTTCATCTTGAAAGGTACCATCGATCGAGTGATGAAGGCTTAGTTCATGCTGGTTTCGGAGATTGTTTCGCTTTATACGTACATTTACTTTGCAGGAACTTGACCAGTTGGTGAAATTAATGGCTTTGTACGTTAGTTTCGATAAATTGAATTCACGACGTTCCTTTATGGGGAGCCATTTTAATTTGATGATATCTTGAATTTTGGCATAACGTCCAATAACAAAACTACATGCAACTTTTTGAAGTTTTTGTAATCTTTTCATTTGTGCTTCAGTCAGCGACATGATAAAGTCGTTATAATCAATTTGAGAAAAAATTAAGGTTTCAATTAACTGTTTTCGTAGTCTGAAGCTTGTGAAGTTCTTCAACTTTCGTAGCACAGATATTTTCTCataacattttttcaaagttttgtcGATTTGTGCGTTCCATTTAAAGTGTTCATCAATTGTTAGTCCCAATAGTGAACAAGTCCCAACACGATTGAGTGGAGTACTCCCTAGCTTGATCGTCGAACTGTGTTCATTAAGAATATGAATATTGGACAAGCGTTTGGTCGAAATCAAcataaatttagtttttgctGCATTAGCCGCAAGAGAATTTTCTTCGGCCCATTTGTCAAGCTCATTTAGTGTATCGTTAATGGAAATTTCTGTATTCACAATATTTGCTGGTTTACATGATCTATAAATCGTTGTATCATCTGCGTATTGAATAGTGGAAGCATCAAAAGCGTCCTGTAAATCGTTGACGTATAAATTGAATAATACGGGGCCAAGGATTGAACCTTGCGGTACTCCGAATAATGATGGTAATTGATTTGAATTATTGCTATCAATTTGCACAAACTGTTGTCTATCCGAAAGATAAGAAAGTGTCCAAGTAAGGAAATCTGCAGAAAAACCTTGTGAAGCCATTTTCTTGATAAGTTTGTTGTGACAGAATGTATAGAATGACTAAATCTGCCTAAAGTTAAATAATTGATGTGAAGGTATTCTTTTCGCGACGTCCAAGAAATTGGATCATTTATGTCGCAATCGAGAGctaaaaaaactgcaaaaatgCCTTTACTGCGATATACTGGGAATTGACCCATTTATGTACCTTAatttgattaattttcgcgaagttTGTGCATATGAGCGAAAATTTATTTGCTCAAAAATTTCGAAAAGTCAATttgctaaaaaaagttttcgCTAAGTAACTAGAAATGGCTTACTTGCTTTGTTTTTCTCACTATTTTTTTTAGTGGATAGTTTACTAGATTTGAATAATTATTCTCAAAAAGCcttaaaatgtttcatttttgaaaaagacCTTCGCAAATTATCGTTTAACCCTTGTTCCAATGGATTTTTACCTCCTTGATACAAGAGCAGACGACGAAATATTCTTCGCCATTTTCCCATATCGAGAAACCAAAAatacctggggacgaggttgcgccAATGGGTATTAAAGAACTGCTGTCAAttcgcaaagaaaaaaaatttggtgttTGAAGTTTAGTATCCGTAGCACATCTCTAACAACTAAACTTCGATTTTAGCTTTCTATCACTATTTATCACGATCAACATTTTTCCAGCACAAGGCGCAAAAGTTTGTTGCAAGatttttgcaacaaaatttaTAAGTGGTGCCTTATTCGTTATATTAGCATGCATTTGCATAAAAAAACCTTATCCACGAATATGGTGTTGAAGAAAGACACGTATCAGCTTCCTTTTTGACAAGGAAATAGAACAACATTCGCACTGAGTGTAATGCGCTCCGTTAAACCATTGCTTCCACGAGCCCGCATAACAGGGCTATGTTTTGCGCTTACAAGACTCTTCCTTTAAATCTAGCACTTTTAATGCCGACCATGGTTGCACCAAGAGAAATTGTCTAATGAGCTCTCTTCAAACTCAACATCGAACTCAGCGCATGTTGTCACGCGAAACGAACATGGTTTTtgccgattaaactgctttcctGTACTTCCTGTCAAAATTGGGGCACtttggaagctgaaggaagggTTTGGGGTCACCATAATGAAAACCGCATTTTGCGGAACGTGCGAGAAGCCAGTTTAATTTAGTGAACATGTCAGAAAAGACACATGATGCtgtggggacgaggttgcttcaCATGTATATGACACAACAAAATGTACGTTGTTGGAGAAAAAGAAAGCGGCGTTCAGGTTAGTCTGGGAAATTAACAGTGCGGATGATTCTTACTGCCAGGGGAAATTTCGctctgtgtttttttattctttgctATCCATCTTTATTGATTAATATAAAAACTACTCAAAATAATTAATGATTGCTTTTTCATTTAGAGTTCTTGTATTAGTAACAAATTTGATGCATTTCAGCAAAAAATAGCAAGGAAGTAAAGTTTCTATTCTAGCTAAAGTTGCAGAAAACGTTCACCACACGGCTCAAATTCGCGAAGATTATGTTCATGTTCATATGgcgattttttaaacattttaaagtttttagtaaaaaattatttttgcgaatCTACTAGcacttttttttgcaatttttatttattttaggcctgctcaacctcgttcccagggcattttgccttgttgataaagctGATAGCCACTCcgaaataacggctcaggggccacaagaccctggggacgaggatgaggCCTGCTGAGATAAAGCTTTTAATCGAACTTTGCTTAACcgagagaaaacaaaaaaacattaatttcaAGGGAATTTTTGCGCGgacttaattttgcaaataaagaaagaatttgcgaaaattaatctttGCTAAATAAATCAACTTAATGTAGTCGGGGATTTAGTTAGTAGTTAGTGGGGAAACTTATAGCCGATGCTTTCCTCCAAATGtcaaaattagtcattttgccCCGTTTTTTATTCCATAAGTCAAATTAAATCTTAATAGttggatttttttaacttaactaGTTGATTACTTTTACTTAGCTACAACAACATTTTACAGAAGTAGAACTAAACAAGACCGTTACAGAGGCGGGACAATATCGTTTTTTATTCCTCCTCATTCTTAAAACCATAAAACAACACATTGTTTTGTTACAACTCACCAAAGAATAATTACACACTACAAAAGTTGAAGTTTCGTTCTAGAAAACTGTCAAAACTTGTACAGAAcataatacaaaatatatatattcaaatATAAATTAGAAACGAGAATAttgcataatatatatatatacatataatataAATGAATTAAGCGTAATGGTAATTTCTTACAAATTACCGAACTGAGTATTTATATACTAATAACAATTTATGGAAGAGTATAACATTTGTACCTTCGTTACTTGTTCTACTTTTGTGTccgtagaaaatttttttttatcttactttaTACATCTAATTGACCTGTTGATGACCTATTGATGTGTCGATTAATTATCTTCATCCTCAGTCGTCTGGTTGCGGTTTAGACCCTAGATATCGACAAATTTTTGTTCGTTGTTTGCTCGTTTGGTTTTATCTACGTTACATAAATATTCCTTACACCTTTTTATGAGAAATAGCATTGTAAATGgatgttagaaaaatatcgattattattattattgttattattactattattaaattaattttcaaaactcTGCAGCGTTTGCGTAGACACTTTATCGGTTAAAATTTCGTCAGTTAGAAATGACGATTTTTTTTTGCAGGTGacgaaaatttttttctgaCGAAATTAATAAGCTAGGAATATTTTTTGCATGACATACGTCAAAAAAGATCTAATTTTGGACTCGAAGTAGTGGACAACATTAAAGAAGAAAGTCCCCCAATTAAAGCAAATTCTGATGACTGACATCAAATATAAATGAAGACACAGGTTGCATTGTAATTGATGCTAATTGATGTTGAATAAAATACTGAATCTTTTCCCCCTTCAAATATACCCGACCAATAGAATTCGGTAAGAAGTGACAATTTCTTTCGTAGGTAACGAACATTTTTACCGACGAAATTAATGACCGACGGATTTTTCACCGATAAGGTATATAGGCCACATAAAAAACACTAGTTGTTCATTCTAGCAGGCACGCAATATGGAACAACCATAATATGGCTGAAAAAGAccgaccatttttaaaaattggtcaagctgatgtcagcaacaattaACCTCTTCCAATTTGACCAAATAACTAAAGATCTAAGTCCTATAAAACAGTAACCATaaagacatttttttgtaatattattatttttaaacattttttcttcagGCTGTAATGGTATAGTGTTCGCGCTGTCAACTTGTAACCATAAGGTTGCAGGTTTAAGTCTTCACTCaggcgcactttaaatgtagtgaTGTTAGCTAAAATGGAACCATCCACTCACCGCCAATTgacttgtgtggcaggcaaccAAGTTGGAGCAATGATATACGTTTCTTTAGCGGGTAATGTAACTTAGTTGCCGTCAGAGGGGAAGAATGGTTCCGTTACTAACTTACTTACTTAATTTTTGAGACAAAGAAGACCCAAAAACTTCGACTAGTAGCGTGTCATTTTACGACGTTTACGGTTCAAGAACTAATTGACACGGGTGAGCTTTTAAAAACCTTTGAGCCCTTCAAAAGTTAAAACCACTAGCCTTGCTCTGGTCACACGTACGAAAAAAAATTCTAGAATTAAGCATTATTTCACAAACCACTTTTGTAAAGTTAAAATCTCCATATGTTGGGAGTGACTTACAAATCGAAACATCAATTTGTCGTTTAACGTTAGATTGACGATCAACGCACACATTGAAAGCTATTTAAtgttcaaaaaaaatgaaacagaagACCCGTTCCACcaaagaaaaacgaaaaccaTGCTAACGTTGATGTAAAAGTAATGCGACCAATCTTAAAGCAAACGGGACTTGCAGAACAGTACGACACAAACATCTGTAATTGGCGACGATCTTTGAAAATATGACCTTCCTTCCAATCCTCACTCGTTGTATTGTTGATTTTAgcagatatcgctaaatataataataaattatttacGTCCTGTACACAAATCAAAACTTTACATTACAATAGGGTTGCCAAAAAAAACCGCACAAAAATCATTTATAttctaaatttgaaaatttttagaaGCAAATGAAGAGTTACTATTAACAAAACGTAAtaataaaatactttaaaagaaagaacaattatatatacaattttttaaataatttagaaaaaaacagtattttgGGTCCtaattttaggagattttaggagGTAAGGTGTGTCCAACTTTCACTAATAAAAATGTACACAGGTAAATTGCAAAAACAACAGCccagtttataaaaaataatgtacCGCCTTAAAATTGTAACAGGTAGGACCATTTTGAATCTACAGGTGGCTTAACCTAAGGGAGCTAAGTACGGTAGTGCAATGTGGCCCTCAAATTAAAGTTTTCCAATAGCAGTGTTTAAACAAGTAATTAATCCAATTCACATTTTTTGTTCTGGAAGAAAGCAATTTATTGGTTTTAAGGTAGTGCGAAACTTATAAGAGACGACTCCTCCTAGGTGCAAGTTATTTTTTGGCgtaaatttttacataaattcGCATTAATAAGTTCCGCACTTCTTTATTCTGCATGCTTTTATTCGTGCACTTTTTATAAGACAAACAAAAGCAAACGATATTTATAATGAATTTTCCCGTTAGTATAGCGATGTCGATTTACAACGAACGaaatatttcgaaatatttatttatctgtTTAGCTACTCTTTCATTGACTTACTTACATGCACATGTACTTGTAATATATGCTGCACATGCGCATGGGTAGATGAAAAGAAATACATGCAATGCAAAATAGGTgccaaaatatgtcttcttgaTCACTTCGTCATGTCCAAATTTATgcaaagcaacaacaacaaaaccaaTAATGACAGTGATACCAAAAATTAACCAATGAAGGAGAAACCATGTTGAATAAGCATCCGTTGTCTCTTTTACAATGAGACGTAACTCTTTATGAATTTTTATGACATCGTCGATAGTTTCTCCTGTTAACGTTTTTATTCTTCGCAATGTGTCTGCAGCAAACGCTCCTACATAAAACACAAAACACACAGTTCCTTCTACCATGCAAATTAACAATAAGAAATAGCATAATAAAGGCTGAGTGTTTGATAGTTAACTATACATGCATTTGATATTAAAAACTTAACAAAAAATGGTTTTAAAGATTTCATACCTACTGCAAATGATGAACACGAGAAAGCATATAGCGATACAATGGCAACCCACTCTGCAATAAACTCACATGACAGGCTGATTAGATAAACTGCTCGTCTTGGCTTGTGGCCCTCTGTATAATATATGTACACAAACAATGCAATGTAACCAATAAAAATCCCCCCAGATATGAGCATAGTTATTAAAATGATTTTCGCTTTAGAATTAGCCATAtctttcaatccaaaataagGACTAATTCCATTTCCACGTGGCTTGTATATCATGTTCAAACAAAGCAACATAAATGTGTATGAACATGCAGATCCAATCGACGCTGATAAAAAAGATGCATACTCTAACTGCTTTGTTGAATGTACAGTAACATTGTTGCTTTTACATTTAAACTCAGGACAACCAGCTATCCTAGCAATTTCGTAACACACTTGATACCAACAAACGATAAATAAGTAGAAGCTATATAACTGACTTAGAGATGTTAAACGTTTATTATAACCAGATGACCAAAAGAAAAAACGGAGAAGATTCGAGAGCAACTGCTTCGTGCTCCCCCATTGGTAAACTAAATAGTGCGGTCTACTTTCTCTGCAATTTCTCTGTGGGGAGGATTCTATAAGCGGCACCAGCTCATCCATCATTTACAACATGTAACCAACTGACTACAATGTTCAACACCATGCGTAAATGTTGCTTTCTGGGAAAAAAACAAATGCATTTGTAAATACATTTTAAGATGTTTAAATGCAAACCAGTTACTTTGGCTGAAGGTCTTGTCAAGGTACTGTTTTCAATTAAAAAACTCTACAGGCACAATGGTTTTCAGAGACAGTATAAAAGGATGATgctaataaaatatattttaatataacaaTTGATAATTTCTCAATGTTAATGAATTCATGTTCACTGTCCACataatttattaaaagaaagtcaTAGAAAAATTATCTGAATGCAATTTTTGTTTGGATTGTAAATTCAGGATGCAGAAAGAAATTTGACCTATTTCGGTCTACTATTCAAAGGTAAAAGACAGTGGTAGTAAAATAATACCTAAGctaaaagtaataaaattatatacattttgGTGCTTGCTAAATATTTGTTGTTCTTGTTCTATTTCTGGTTGTTTTTTGCTAAGAAATTTCACTTTAAGGTTCTAGTGCAGATGCAAAGAAAATCTGGTACGAACAGGATCAAGCAAAATCAAGTCTTAAAAATATTGGAATCTGGTAAAAATGCAGATACAATTTATTTGGATTTCGTCAAAGCTTTTGCCAAAGATGATTTGATATCCtgctaaataaaataagaagTCTTGGCATCTCTGGGAAAATGTTCAAGTGGTTGCAAAACTTCTTAGTCGATCCCACTAAACTGGTATCAGTGGACGATGAAAAATCAGTACCAGTTAATGTTCTCTTAGGTATACAACAAGGAAGTGTCTTAGGTCCACTGATTTGTCAGATGCTTATTGGTGATATTGATGAAGATATCAAACACAATAACTGAAAATGTTTTGCTGATGACAGCAAAGTCAGCCAAAGTGTTGCAAATGTCCAAGATGTCTCTGAACTACAAGGAGATCTCAACAGAATATTTGATAGGCTGAATATTCTAACATGGAAAATCACACACAAAGTGTCATTGAGGCCTCTTAATAAGACCTATGTGATTCCATTCTGATgcaccagggttcgattcctcttgacggcgattcaacatgtgcgagtgaatgttaccatagccctgggttaacccaagccatgtgagggaaattgggaaaatggcacactgtgtaggccgttggatgttgccaggagttgtatAGTAGagcgctcaaaatgagcattaaatactctaggactctctatctaagccatggcccctcctggaaataatagacagggtatatccctcgaatttgtgaggctagccatgtaaaatatgcacatctatctatcatcTGTGCGCTGTCACATAGCTAGGTAAATTCTTTCACATAGTTAAAAAATCttgtatatacataaaaaaccttaatatttatataaatttgacTAAATTAATGACTAAACTTAATAAAACAAGCAGaggctaaataaaaataaataaaactctgATCAAGAATATAAAAGCCTGAATTTAAATAGCAAAGTGCTGAACCTGAATAGCCCATATTTTCTGTAA encodes:
- the LOC130614611 gene encoding uncharacterized protein LOC130614611 codes for the protein MMDELVPLIESSPQRNCRESRPHYLVYQWGSTKQLLSNLLRFFFWSSGYNKRLTSLSQLYSFYLFIVCWYQVCYEIARIAGCPEFKCKSNNVTVHSTKQLEYASFLSASIGSACSYTFMLLCLNMIYKPRGNGISPYFGLKDMANSKAKIILITMLISGGIFIGYIALFVYIYYTEGHKPRRAVYLISLSCEFIAEWVAIVSLYAFSCSSFAVGAFAADTLRRIKTLTGETIDDVIKIHKELRLIVKETTDAYSTWFLLHWLIFGITVIIGFVVVALHKFGHDEVIKKTYFGTYFALHVFLFIYPCACAAYITSTCASISAKINNTTSEDWKEGHIFKDRRQLQMFVSYCSASPVCFKIGRITFTSTLAWFSFFFGGTGLLFHFF
- the LOC130614613 gene encoding cytochrome b-c1 complex subunit Rieske, mitochondrial-like, whose amino-acid sequence is MVRGSNVGQSILATERIDPARNCDRSPGVLHQTQSSRKAEKEMLSTRNISQSFAKYLSPKVVTVSCQRTVIPPVVETTKAVTYSKSNYCISPFLGPTAKWSVVKSGLGKFQQRFSHTDVSVPDFSDYRRDSTKDPTVNSNESDISRRAFTYVMVAGLGVTGAHAGKNLAIDFLSSMSASADVLAVAKVEVDLTTIPPGKNATIKWRGKPLFVRHRTQEEIDQVRAVDSGSLRDPARDEDRVKHPNYLVLLGVCTHLGCVPIANAGDFGGYYCPCHGSHYDASGRIRKGPAPLNLEIPPYEFSDDTTLVVG